A section of the Leminorella richardii genome encodes:
- the rnz gene encoding ribonuclease Z — MELLFLGTGAGTPSRLRNVSCTALTIEGGAVWLFDCGEGTQHRILRTPISPAKIEKIFITHLHGDHIFGLPGLLTTRSMLSGSGAVTVYGPKGIKEFVEVSLNLSASYLTYPLDIVELDAGVIYQSERFCVTAQPLNHVVPCFGFRIEEADRPGSLDAGRLKAAGLSPGPLFQRLKTGERVQLDDGRVIDGSAFLSPSTKGRTLAIFGDTAPAESAFLLAKDADVMVHEATLEASMTERANSRGHSTTRQAAQVAKDVGAKRLIVTHLSPRYGKEDEARLLAECQEVFPDVEMARDLASFTV; from the coding sequence ATGGAGCTGCTGTTTTTAGGCACCGGAGCGGGAACGCCGTCCAGACTGCGCAACGTCAGCTGCACTGCGCTGACCATAGAGGGCGGTGCAGTCTGGCTATTCGACTGTGGTGAGGGTACTCAGCACCGGATCCTGCGCACGCCCATTAGCCCGGCAAAAATTGAGAAAATATTTATTACTCATCTGCACGGTGACCATATTTTCGGTCTGCCGGGCCTACTGACGACCCGCTCCATGCTGAGCGGCAGTGGTGCAGTGACGGTTTACGGCCCTAAGGGCATCAAAGAGTTCGTGGAAGTTTCTCTGAACCTCAGCGCCTCTTATTTAACTTACCCACTGGATATCGTAGAGCTTGATGCTGGTGTTATCTATCAAAGCGAACGCTTCTGCGTAACAGCGCAGCCGCTCAATCACGTTGTGCCCTGTTTTGGTTTTCGCATTGAAGAGGCGGATCGCCCCGGCTCTCTGGATGCCGGGCGCCTGAAAGCCGCCGGGCTGTCGCCCGGGCCGCTGTTTCAACGGCTAAAGACCGGAGAGCGAGTGCAGCTGGACGACGGCAGAGTTATTGATGGAAGCGCGTTTTTATCTCCTTCGACAAAAGGACGAACGCTGGCGATATTCGGTGACACGGCGCCGGCGGAAAGCGCATTTCTGCTGGCGAAGGATGCCGACGTAATGGTGCACGAAGCAACGCTAGAGGCCTCCATGACTGAACGCGCCAACAGTCGCGGGCATTCTACGACCCGGCAGGCTGCGCAGGTGGCTAAAGACGTCGGAGCAAAGCGACTGATTGTTACTCACCTAAGCCCGCGCTACGGCAAAGAAGATGAAGCGCGCCTGCTGGCAGAGTGCCAAGAGGTGTTTCCTGATGTAGAAATGGCCAGAGACCTCGCGTCGTTTACGGTATAA
- a CDS encoding zinc-binding dehydrogenase, with protein MSKQTLSWCWAQPGEPDSLTLSHTELPELASDEILVANRVIGLNPVDWKFIEQPFNLWEAGHIPGVDAMGTVAAVGARVRHLRVGSRVCYHTNLRTNGSFSHHTVISAKAAIPVPDGVTDEAAAAIPCPGLTAWQALKKVPELKGKRVLVSGAGGSVGSILTQLLIEQGALVYATASETNHARLGHWGVIQAFDYRQSDWRQQLRQQLGSHALHAAFDMVSGEHAATLAPLLGYYGHLVCVQDRVNTSPVGAFTTCLSLHEIALGAMHQHGSDAQWAELVQAGQELLARVERGALVLPPFEVSPFDALPESLMRLKRNDRAVKYVINIDS; from the coding sequence ATGTCAAAACAAACGCTGTCCTGGTGTTGGGCACAGCCCGGAGAGCCGGATTCGCTGACCTTAAGCCACACGGAGCTGCCGGAGCTGGCGAGTGACGAGATTCTGGTGGCAAATCGGGTCATTGGTCTGAATCCCGTTGACTGGAAGTTTATTGAGCAGCCGTTTAACCTCTGGGAAGCGGGTCATATTCCGGGCGTAGACGCCATGGGCACTGTTGCCGCTGTTGGCGCTCGCGTGCGCCACCTGCGCGTCGGCAGTCGCGTTTGCTACCATACCAACCTGAGAACTAACGGCAGCTTTAGCCACCATACGGTTATTTCCGCCAAAGCGGCGATCCCCGTTCCAGACGGCGTTACAGACGAAGCCGCTGCGGCTATTCCCTGCCCGGGCTTAACGGCGTGGCAGGCGCTGAAGAAAGTGCCTGAGCTTAAGGGCAAGCGTGTGCTGGTCAGCGGGGCGGGCGGTTCTGTTGGATCTATCTTGACTCAGCTTCTGATTGAACAGGGTGCGCTGGTTTACGCCACCGCCAGCGAAACGAATCATGCCCGACTTGGTCACTGGGGTGTTATTCAGGCATTTGACTACCGCCAGAGCGACTGGCGACAACAGCTGCGTCAGCAGCTGGGTTCTCACGCGCTGCACGCCGCGTTTGATATGGTTAGCGGCGAACATGCTGCCACGTTGGCTCCGCTGTTGGGATACTATGGGCATCTGGTCTGCGTTCAGGATCGCGTCAATACGTCGCCCGTCGGCGCATTTACCACCTGTCTTTCGCTGCACGAAATTGCGCTCGGTGCGATGCACCAGCACGGCAGCGATGCTCAATGGGCTGAACTGGTGCAGGCCGGGCAGGAGCTGCTGGCTCGCGTTGAGCGCGGCGCGCTAGTGCTGCCGCCTTTTGAGGTTAGCCCGTTTGACGCACTGCCGGAGAGCCTGATGCGCCTTAAGCGTAACGACCGTGCGGTAAAATACGTGATTAATATCGACTCATAG
- a CDS encoding LysE family translocator, translating to MINDWLPPTFLSLALAHGVALLSPGPDFFLLTGHAIRYRLRGSAFICLGIALGNAVYIALAIVGFRSVANVQWLFALVQAAGALYLLYIGAQLIKSRSDGLALGAAAKEVSMTRQLAMGLGSSLLNPKNALFYMSLMTTLLGSQVTLKQQVSCGVWMFSAVLLWDLLVASVISLPLVQQRLGRVIHWIERGAGAVLLAIGLGMGLTLIINLA from the coding sequence ATGATAAACGACTGGTTGCCGCCGACGTTTCTTTCGCTGGCGTTGGCACACGGGGTGGCGCTGCTAAGCCCCGGGCCTGACTTTTTTCTGCTCACAGGCCATGCAATTCGCTATCGGCTTCGCGGCAGCGCCTTTATATGCTTAGGCATTGCGCTGGGCAACGCGGTCTATATCGCTCTGGCGATCGTCGGCTTTCGCAGCGTAGCTAACGTCCAGTGGCTGTTTGCGCTGGTTCAGGCGGCGGGAGCGCTTTATCTGCTGTATATTGGCGCACAGCTGATAAAGAGCCGTTCCGATGGGCTAGCGCTGGGCGCGGCAGCGAAGGAAGTGTCGATGACTAGACAGTTAGCGATGGGGCTGGGATCGTCGCTGCTGAATCCTAAAAATGCGCTGTTTTATATGAGCCTGATGACCACTCTGTTGGGAAGTCAGGTGACGCTAAAGCAGCAGGTGAGCTGCGGCGTCTGGATGTTTTCAGCGGTACTGCTGTGGGATTTGCTGGTAGCGTCGGTCATCAGTCTTCCTCTGGTGCAGCAGCGGCTCGGGCGCGTCATCCACTGGATCGAGCGCGGTGCGGGTGCTGTACTGCTGGCAATAGGGCTGGGGATGGGGCTCACTTTGATTATCAATCTCGCTTAA
- a CDS encoding helix-turn-helix transcriptional regulator produces MQSALQRVKSVTQGYWRSERMPHVELRSTYQSRVGYGEHLHQTFSIGAILEGRTLVRYRGQERLARTGELVLIEADAAHSCNPLDGRERSYHMLYLDTHWCLQRLSALVGHSVNSLCCSHFSVSDSALFRRYLELVDVLMHSDEPPVWQLALDAFIDPLMLCYCSPEPASSERDIVRFIRHRLQENLPSPPTLAELAEDLRLRPETLIRAFYREAGMTPHAYLNSMRIEWAKSLLRQGESIADTAQAVGFSDQSHFHKRFVAATAATPGQYLLERSIFDNPPSPGER; encoded by the coding sequence ATGCAAAGCGCGCTTCAACGGGTAAAGTCGGTCACTCAGGGCTACTGGCGCAGCGAGCGCATGCCCCATGTTGAGCTACGTTCGACTTACCAAAGCCGCGTGGGCTACGGCGAGCATCTGCACCAAACGTTTTCCATCGGCGCTATCCTTGAAGGGCGAACCCTTGTTCGCTATCGAGGGCAAGAGAGACTGGCTCGGACTGGGGAGCTTGTGCTGATTGAAGCCGATGCGGCACACAGCTGTAACCCGCTGGATGGCCGAGAGCGCAGCTATCATATGCTCTATCTTGATACTCACTGGTGTCTTCAGCGTCTGTCAGCCCTTGTCGGCCATTCGGTTAACTCTCTGTGCTGTTCTCACTTCTCTGTCAGCGATTCGGCGCTTTTCAGGCGCTATCTGGAGCTGGTGGATGTGCTGATGCACAGTGATGAGCCTCCTGTGTGGCAGCTTGCCTTGGATGCATTTATCGATCCCCTGATGCTTTGCTATTGTTCTCCGGAGCCGGCTTCTTCTGAACGGGATATTGTCCGTTTTATACGCCACCGCCTTCAGGAAAATTTACCTTCTCCCCCGACCCTTGCGGAGTTGGCAGAAGACCTTCGCCTGCGCCCAGAAACCCTGATCCGAGCCTTTTATCGCGAAGCGGGTATGACGCCCCACGCTTACCTGAACAGTATGCGCATAGAGTGGGCGAAATCGCTTCTCCGGCAGGGAGAGAGCATTGCTGATACGGCACAGGCGGTAGGCTTTAGCGACCAGAGCCACTTTCACAAGCGCTTTGTTGCCGCCACTGCCGCGACGCCGGGGCAGTATCTGCTGGAGAGATCAATTTTTGACAATCCCCCGTCCCCCGGCGAGAGGTAG
- a CDS encoding NAD(P)H-dependent oxidoreductase — MSNILIVNGMKKFAHSNGELNMTLHHAAVEKLQQLGHSVKETIVDRGYVIEEEIEKYLWADTVIYQQPGWWMGAPWILKKYIDDVFTEGHGRLYASDGRTRSDDSKKYGSGGLIQGKTYMLSVTWNAPEEAFTDPEQFFEGVGVDGVYLPFHKANQFLGMSPLPTFLCTDVMKRPDVENNLKRLDAHLVQVFG; from the coding sequence ATGAGCAACATCCTTATTGTTAACGGCATGAAGAAATTTGCCCACTCCAACGGCGAGCTGAATATGACTCTGCACCATGCGGCGGTTGAAAAGCTGCAGCAGCTGGGGCACAGCGTGAAAGAAACTATTGTCGATCGCGGCTACGTGATTGAAGAAGAGATTGAAAAGTACCTGTGGGCCGACACGGTTATCTATCAGCAGCCGGGCTGGTGGATGGGGGCTCCGTGGATCCTGAAAAAGTATATCGACGACGTTTTCACTGAAGGCCACGGTCGCCTGTATGCCAGCGATGGCCGCACTCGCTCAGACGATTCCAAGAAATACGGTTCAGGCGGCCTTATTCAGGGAAAGACCTACATGCTGTCTGTCACCTGGAACGCGCCAGAAGAGGCGTTTACCGATCCAGAGCAGTTCTTTGAAGGCGTAGGCGTTGACGGCGTTTATCTACCGTTCCACAAGGCAAACCAGTTCCTGGGCATGTCGCCGCTGCCAACCTTCCTGTGCACCGACGTGATGAAGCGGCCTGATGTGGAAAACAACCTGAAGCGTCTGGATGCTCATCTGGTGCAGGTATTTGGTTGA
- a CDS encoding AzlC family ABC transporter permease yields MSELASDTALSSSPWRSFVKGCVAILPLSLAVLPWGLLAGSMAIESGMTAAQGVGMSVIIFAGATQLAAMGMIKAGAGLVAMLISAFFISSQHLLYGLTMRERIAPLPLRWRLILGFLLTDELFALIGEPREKAFDRWYALGIGLFFYLFWIASTLAGAVAATQIEDLGSYGLDFSIAATFIVIVVPLIKNLPTLVCVLTALILSVVLGYFQVPSSLIIAGVIAMFAGLITSLIVGDKPGEKS; encoded by the coding sequence ATGAGTGAATTAGCGTCGGACACAGCCCTCTCTTCTTCTCCGTGGCGCAGTTTTGTGAAAGGCTGCGTTGCGATACTGCCCCTTAGTCTGGCTGTGCTTCCCTGGGGTCTTTTGGCTGGCTCAATGGCAATAGAAAGCGGCATGACTGCGGCGCAGGGCGTCGGCATGTCTGTCATTATCTTTGCTGGCGCCACACAGCTGGCCGCTATGGGCATGATCAAGGCGGGAGCTGGGCTAGTCGCCATGCTGATCTCGGCCTTTTTTATCTCTTCGCAGCATTTACTTTACGGCCTGACGATGCGCGAGCGCATTGCGCCGCTGCCTCTGCGATGGAGGCTGATTTTAGGCTTTCTGCTTACCGACGAGCTTTTCGCCCTGATCGGCGAGCCTCGGGAAAAAGCCTTTGACCGCTGGTACGCGCTGGGCATTGGGCTGTTTTTCTATCTATTCTGGATTGCCTCAACGCTGGCCGGTGCAGTTGCCGCCACGCAAATAGAGGACTTAGGCAGCTACGGACTGGACTTCTCCATTGCCGCAACCTTTATCGTTATTGTTGTGCCGCTGATAAAAAATCTGCCTACGCTGGTCTGCGTACTGACAGCACTCATTCTGTCAGTGGTTCTAGGCTATTTTCAGGTTCCCAGTTCGCTTATCATCGCAGGCGTGATTGCCATGTTCGCCGGGCTGATTACGTCGCTTATCGTGGGAGATAAGCCGGGAGAGAAATCATGA
- a CDS encoding AzlD domain-containing protein → MIWVAIVTIALVVFFNRYVFLEPSLPIKLSPVIKKLLSFSIPAILTAICAPIIFLNDSGFRTFPLNPYFIGAVFSILLAMFIRNTLISVILSLAIFMLLKSGLSSYF, encoded by the coding sequence ATGATTTGGGTTGCCATTGTCACGATAGCGCTGGTTGTCTTTTTTAACCGCTACGTTTTTCTTGAACCCAGCCTGCCGATTAAGCTAAGCCCGGTGATTAAAAAGCTGCTGAGCTTTTCGATTCCCGCAATTTTGACGGCAATTTGCGCACCAATTATCTTTTTAAACGACAGCGGATTTAGAACCTTTCCGCTGAACCCTTATTTTATTGGCGCGGTATTTTCTATATTGCTGGCAATGTTCATTCGTAACACGCTTATTTCCGTGATATTAAGTTTAGCTATTTTTATGCTGTTAAAATCTGGATTATCATCTTATTTTTAA
- a CDS encoding diguanylate cyclase domain-containing protein encodes MNQELSEKSVIAQLTDIIPLHIIRSEELDSLTSLIADHFHTPAAFITQANGEPHWSDSFFQPSDKKESLHAVVENMFSKQAPLIICNLKDNEQYSHHPFVKELPEITFYAGHPLYSKTGRLLGALSLIDRRQRDFSEKDKKHFHYFAKILERYFQHQEESRHIKSIEDSLLNSESMFIQTFNLAAVGMANVSLTGKWLKVNPKLCDMLGYSEQEMLEKTFIDVTHPDDLHIGFQLIDDLLNDRIHTYTTEKRYINKQGNAFWILLSVSLVRDIQGNPSHFISAVMNINEKVEAENALKKLADELDSRVEERTEQLRMVLNLINQEVEKNIECNDLLNIERDRLKEITDNVPALISCVNHDLHYTFANKTYGDWFNIPPAEIIGQYVPDVVGKASFHLAERYLSLVIHGQKVVYENQFTTREGVKHVQTTLIPNPDPSRREFYVLSLDISELKHLQDSLIAEASHDALTGLPNRRAFMGVLQRLLHGSQPHWIALFFMDLDRFKAINDNHGHEFGDRVLQTVAQVLKRSVRPGDIAARLAGDEFTILLHCDSHPQAIVAEICKRLLDTLSDIKLIGETPVQLSMSIGVAISKNGPDVTPEWLLSQADKAMYQVKTHGRGTYRIIEGN; translated from the coding sequence ATGAACCAAGAACTTTCTGAAAAAAGCGTTATTGCACAGCTTACTGATATTATCCCATTACATATCATCCGCTCTGAGGAGCTGGATAGTCTGACTTCGCTTATTGCCGACCACTTTCACACTCCAGCCGCCTTCATTACTCAAGCAAACGGTGAGCCTCACTGGTCTGACTCTTTTTTTCAGCCCAGTGATAAAAAAGAAAGCCTCCATGCCGTGGTTGAAAATATGTTTTCGAAACAGGCGCCGCTGATTATTTGTAATCTCAAAGATAATGAGCAATATTCACATCACCCTTTTGTCAAAGAACTGCCAGAAATAACATTTTATGCTGGACATCCTCTTTATTCTAAAACCGGCCGACTTCTTGGTGCGCTGTCTTTAATCGATCGGCGGCAGCGCGACTTTAGTGAGAAAGATAAAAAGCATTTTCACTATTTTGCAAAAATTCTTGAACGCTATTTCCAGCATCAGGAAGAAAGCCGTCATATTAAATCTATAGAGGATAGCCTGCTCAACAGTGAATCCATGTTTATACAAACGTTCAATCTGGCCGCCGTAGGCATGGCAAACGTGTCGCTCACCGGAAAATGGCTAAAGGTAAACCCCAAGCTGTGCGACATGCTGGGCTACAGCGAACAGGAGATGCTGGAAAAGACCTTTATTGACGTCACCCACCCAGATGATTTACACATTGGCTTTCAGCTGATAGACGACCTGCTGAACGACCGTATTCATACCTATACGACGGAAAAGCGCTATATCAACAAGCAGGGAAACGCGTTCTGGATCCTGCTTAGCGTATCTCTGGTACGCGACATTCAGGGAAACCCCAGCCACTTTATCAGCGCTGTTATGAATATTAATGAGAAAGTGGAAGCAGAAAATGCCCTGAAAAAGCTGGCAGATGAGCTAGATAGTCGGGTAGAAGAGCGCACTGAACAGCTAAGAATGGTGCTTAACCTGATCAATCAAGAGGTGGAGAAAAACATCGAATGCAACGATCTCCTCAATATTGAAAGAGATCGCCTGAAGGAGATCACCGATAACGTTCCCGCCCTTATCAGCTGCGTTAACCACGACCTCCACTACACGTTTGCCAACAAAACCTACGGCGACTGGTTCAATATTCCTCCGGCAGAAATCATTGGTCAGTACGTGCCCGATGTCGTCGGCAAAGCGAGTTTTCACCTGGCTGAACGCTATCTTTCGTTGGTAATACACGGTCAAAAAGTGGTGTATGAAAATCAGTTCACGACGCGAGAAGGCGTTAAGCACGTCCAGACGACGCTGATTCCTAACCCCGATCCGTCGCGCCGAGAGTTCTACGTACTCTCGCTGGATATTTCCGAGCTTAAGCACCTACAGGATTCTTTGATTGCAGAAGCGTCTCACGATGCGTTGACCGGCCTGCCGAACCGCCGGGCGTTTATGGGCGTCCTTCAACGCCTGCTGCACGGCTCGCAACCCCATTGGATTGCGCTGTTTTTCATGGATCTGGACAGGTTTAAAGCCATTAATGACAACCATGGCCACGAGTTTGGTGACAGAGTGCTGCAAACCGTCGCCCAAGTGCTAAAGCGCTCGGTTCGCCCTGGAGATATCGCTGCCCGACTGGCTGGCGATGAATTTACCATCCTGCTTCACTGCGACAGCCATCCTCAGGCCATTGTCGCAGAGATCTGCAAGCGCCTGCTTGACACGCTGTCAGACATCAAGCTCATAGGGGAAACCCCCGTTCAATTAAGTATGAGTATCGGTGTAGCTATCAGTAAAAACGGGCCGGACGTTACTCCAGAATGGTTGCTGTCGCAGGCGGACAAAGCCATGTATCAGGTCAAAACCCACGGGCGAGGGACTTACCGCATTATCGAGGGAAACTAG
- a CDS encoding diguanylate cyclase domain-containing protein, translated as MMPARIPANERERLSILNDLHILDTPPSAQLDCITRLAAEFFHVPVALVTLIDKDRQWFKSCFGLSLQETPRDISVCSHAILQDTTLVISDLRKDPRFRDIPPVIEAPHLVFYAGCQIHSREGIALGTLCIIDTKPRRFSKKDQDHLSDFARLVEQYFHSLQETTYTKAVEDTLSTTESMFEQTFNQAAVGMASVALNGEWLRVNPKLCDLLDYREEELMSKTFQELTHPDDLDSDLYMVQGLLAGQMDTYSIEKRYIDRQGSAFWILLTVSLVKNRQGNPHHFIAIVVDINDKVAAQTELRQLTDELEVRVKQRTEQLERTLHLVNEEVEQRIETQSLLNLEKERLKEITDNVPALISCVNHRLYYTFSNKTYEDWFGFAAAGKFMPEVIGEESFRKANGYLAQAVSGKRVSFEHRLLTRQGAKHVQTTLIPHSDLDHGEFYILSLDITELKQLQETLIFEASHDILTGLPNRRSFLSTLNSLLQDREAHPWIGLFFLDLDGFKQLNDVYGHDFGDRVLKSAASTISSAVRLEDIPARLAGDEFTILLTHTERPDDIAKTISQRILDRLAEQSEINGISVRLSMSIGVAIARNTPALTPEILLSSADKAMYQVKQQGKGTFRLELIGD; from the coding sequence ATGATGCCCGCACGGATCCCTGCTAATGAACGGGAACGCCTGAGTATTTTAAACGATCTGCATATTCTGGATACGCCACCTTCGGCGCAGCTGGACTGTATCACCCGACTGGCGGCGGAGTTCTTTCACGTTCCTGTCGCACTGGTCACGCTGATAGACAAAGATCGCCAGTGGTTTAAGTCCTGCTTTGGCCTTTCACTGCAGGAAACGCCGCGTGACATATCGGTGTGCAGCCACGCTATTCTCCAGGACACTACGCTGGTCATCTCAGACTTACGCAAAGACCCACGCTTTAGAGATATCCCACCGGTTATTGAAGCGCCTCACCTCGTCTTTTACGCGGGCTGCCAAATTCATTCCAGAGAAGGCATTGCGCTAGGCACGCTTTGTATTATCGACACTAAGCCTCGCCGATTTAGCAAAAAGGACCAAGACCACCTCAGCGATTTTGCGAGACTGGTAGAACAATATTTTCACAGTCTGCAAGAGACCACCTATACCAAAGCCGTTGAAGATACGCTCAGCACCACAGAGTCGATGTTCGAACAGACGTTTAATCAGGCTGCGGTCGGCATGGCCAGCGTGGCGCTAAACGGCGAATGGCTGCGGGTCAATCCCAAGCTTTGCGATCTGCTCGACTATCGCGAAGAGGAACTGATGAGCAAAACGTTTCAGGAGCTCACTCATCCTGACGATTTGGATTCTGACCTGTATATGGTACAGGGGCTACTCGCTGGGCAAATGGACACCTACTCAATTGAAAAGCGCTATATCGATCGTCAGGGAAGCGCGTTCTGGATCCTGCTGACGGTATCGTTAGTCAAAAACCGCCAGGGGAATCCACACCACTTTATCGCCATTGTGGTGGACATCAACGATAAGGTCGCTGCTCAAACGGAGCTGCGCCAGCTTACCGACGAGCTGGAAGTGCGCGTTAAGCAGAGAACCGAGCAGTTGGAAAGAACGCTGCATCTGGTTAACGAAGAGGTAGAACAGCGTATTGAAACGCAGTCGCTGCTCAATCTGGAAAAAGAGCGCTTAAAAGAGATTACCGACAACGTTCCCGCACTTATCAGCTGTGTGAACCATCGGCTTTACTACACCTTCAGCAACAAAACCTATGAAGACTGGTTTGGCTTTGCCGCTGCCGGAAAATTTATGCCTGAGGTGATTGGCGAAGAGAGCTTTCGAAAAGCCAATGGCTATCTAGCCCAAGCCGTCTCCGGTAAACGAGTCTCTTTTGAACACCGGCTGCTAACGCGTCAGGGTGCCAAACACGTTCAAACAACGCTGATTCCCCACAGCGACCTCGATCACGGTGAGTTCTACATCCTGTCTTTGGACATCACGGAATTGAAGCAGCTGCAAGAGACGCTGATTTTTGAAGCCTCTCACGATATTTTGACCGGGCTGCCAAACCGTCGCTCATTTCTTAGTACCCTTAACTCACTGCTACAGGATCGGGAAGCACACCCCTGGATTGGGCTGTTCTTTCTCGATCTGGACGGCTTCAAGCAGCTTAACGACGTCTACGGTCACGACTTCGGCGATCGGGTGCTAAAAAGTGCCGCCTCCACGATCAGCAGTGCGGTCAGGCTAGAAGATATCCCCGCACGGCTGGCGGGGGATGAATTTACTATCCTACTGACCCATACAGAGCGCCCTGACGACATTGCCAAAACCATCAGCCAGAGGATACTCGACAGGCTGGCGGAGCAAAGCGAAATCAACGGTATCTCCGTCAGGCTCAGCATGAGCATTGGCGTTGCCATCGCCCGCAATACACCCGCCCTGACGCCGGAGATACTTCTCTCCAGCGCGGATAAGGCAATGTATCAAGTTAAACAGCAGGGAAAAGGCACCTTCCGCCTTGAGCTTATTGGTGACTAG
- a CDS encoding MATE family efflux transporter: MSDTRIGAQFARYAVPALIAMLVSGTYQIIAGIFVGRYIGSDGLAAINLAWPMVGVLLAVGLMVGIGIGSYVSLSRGAGKAALAASYIGQLPLLIIIPGLLLSLVLYYGGRAMLSLQGAEGQVLSYGYDFLKVIAFGAPLVLGSIAVPYLMRNLNAPRLATMFMVIGALMNIALDYLFIVVLHLELLGVALATLIAESTAMILALCYVFSRRSPVRLAISDFKVRGDLCWKICKNGSSSLFMYIYLSLTIVAYNFMFLRYGSVIEVAAYAVIGYLLTFYYLLSEGLAHGMQPLVSRFFGARDAVSSGKILKLAMTYSVGFGVVYTLAMLLFPTTFSDFFAGDDRALSEAIVVAIRLSLFMLFCQGFFVITEAFFQSIGEGHKALIITICNVLIQLPFLFILPRFLGTAGIWLAMPISAIVLAIPVIFLLIKQIRLMNLQLSEPEVAA; the protein is encoded by the coding sequence ATGTCTGACACACGCATAGGGGCGCAGTTCGCCCGTTATGCCGTTCCTGCGCTGATCGCAATGCTTGTGAGCGGCACTTATCAAATTATTGCCGGTATTTTCGTTGGTCGCTACATCGGCAGCGATGGCCTAGCGGCGATCAATCTTGCATGGCCGATGGTGGGCGTTTTGCTCGCGGTCGGGCTGATGGTGGGTATTGGCATCGGTAGCTACGTTTCCCTTTCTCGCGGCGCGGGCAAGGCGGCGCTGGCAGCATCCTATATTGGTCAACTGCCTCTGCTGATTATTATTCCCGGTCTGCTGCTTAGCCTAGTTCTGTACTACGGCGGTAGGGCAATGCTGTCTCTTCAGGGGGCAGAAGGGCAGGTGCTTAGCTACGGCTATGACTTCCTTAAGGTGATTGCCTTTGGCGCACCGCTGGTGCTCGGCAGTATTGCGGTGCCCTACCTGATGCGAAACCTGAATGCTCCACGGCTGGCAACGATGTTTATGGTGATCGGGGCGCTGATGAACATTGCGCTGGATTACCTGTTTATTGTCGTTTTGCACCTAGAGCTGCTGGGTGTCGCTTTAGCGACGCTGATCGCCGAATCGACCGCCATGATACTGGCGCTGTGCTATGTGTTTAGCCGCCGCAGTCCGGTAAGGCTGGCGATAAGCGATTTTAAAGTACGCGGCGATCTGTGCTGGAAAATCTGCAAAAATGGCTCATCAAGCCTGTTTATGTACATTTATCTCAGCTTGACCATCGTGGCCTATAACTTCATGTTCTTGCGGTACGGCAGCGTGATTGAAGTGGCGGCGTACGCGGTTATCGGCTATCTGCTGACGTTTTACTATCTGCTGTCAGAAGGGCTGGCTCACGGCATGCAGCCGCTGGTCAGTCGATTCTTTGGCGCTCGAGATGCGGTATCTTCCGGCAAGATTTTAAAGCTGGCGATGACCTACAGCGTTGGCTTCGGTGTGGTGTACACCTTGGCAATGCTGCTGTTCCCAACCACCTTTTCTGACTTCTTTGCCGGAGACGATCGCGCGCTGTCTGAGGCTATTGTGGTGGCGATTCGGCTATCGCTGTTTATGCTGTTCTGTCAGGGATTCTTTGTGATAACAGAAGCTTTCTTTCAGTCCATTGGCGAAGGCCACAAGGCGCTGATTATTACTATATGTAACGTACTTATTCAGCTGCCCTTTCTGTTTATTTTGCCGAGGTTTCTCGGCACGGCGGGAATCTGGCTGGCGATGCCGATATCGGCGATTGTTTTGGCTATTCCGGTCATTTTCCTGCTGATTAAGCAAATTAGGCTGATGAATCTCCAGCTCAGTGAGCCGGAGGTGGCTGCCTAG